From a region of the Impatiens glandulifera chromosome 4, dImpGla2.1, whole genome shotgun sequence genome:
- the LOC124935537 gene encoding uncharacterized protein LOC124935537 produces the protein MSAESPRDILRAAIIDKMEKDDFFGAQLLASRSKTLKADIENLSQIIAVCQIHVAADETLGNKRNWHNILDVEPDGDEAAINVQYKKLSLLLHPDKNKFYGANAAFILIGEARRVLLDAVNAKSRDIIKQDKAPKDDVVSQTKETFWTNCPICCFWSKYYRTILNRVTRCGNCKNIFRAFELKGFTMPPSKEDLIIPDMTQSGKTKQPWGGKRKIEIIDISDDDEEELPKIKRCRGN, from the coding sequence ATGTCTGCCGAGTCTCCCCGCGACATTTTAAGAGCGGCTATAATCGACAAAATGGAAAAGGATGATTTCTTTGGTGCACAACTTCTTGCTTCGAGATCAAAAACTCTTAAAGCCGATATCGAGAATCTTTCTCAGATAATAGCTGTCTGCCAAATCCACGTTGCTGCTGACGAAACTTTAGGAAACAAAAGGAACTGGCACAACATTCTTGACGTAGAGCCTGATGGCGATGAAGCTGCTATCAATGTCCAATACAAGAAACTCTCGCTATTGCTCCACCccgataaaaacaaattttatggCGCAAACGCAGCTTTCATCTTAATAGGCGAAGCTCGCAGAGTTTTACTTGATGCTGTAAACGCAAAGTCTCGTGACATTATCAAACAAGACAAAGCTCCTAAGGATGATGTTGTCTCTCAAACTAAAGAGACATTCTGGACCAACTGTCCTATATGTTGTTTCTGGTCCAAATATTACAGAACTATCCTCAACAGGGTTACTCGCTGCGGAAATTGCAAGAATATTTTCCGAGCGTTTGAGTTGAAGGGGTTTACTATGCCACCTTCTAAGGAAGACCTAATTATACCCGACATGACTCAAAGTGGTAAAACTAAACAACCTTGGGGTGGGAAGAGGAAGATCGAAATCATTGATATTAGTGACGACGATGAGGAAGAACTTCCTAAGATAAAAAGATGCAGGGGAAACTGA
- the LOC124935538 gene encoding uncharacterized protein LOC124935538, with the protein MEMDDFFGAQLLALRSKALKADLANLSQMIAVCQIHVAAENTLGNKRNWHNILDVEPEADEAAINVQYKKLSLLLHPDKNKFYGANAAFILICEARRVLLDAVNAKSGDIKQDKAPEDEDDVVAQAKQKFWTICPICYLKYQYYKNILNRLIRCNNCKNIFTAIELKGFTMPYSKENLIIPDMTQGGKTEQPSGEDKAAGKRNVEFADTTEDKVAGKRKVEFADTTEDKVAGKRKVEFADNTDDEEELPKIKMRRGNRTSYL; encoded by the coding sequence ATGGAAATGGATGATTTCTTTGGTGCACAACTTCTTGCGTTGAGATCAAAAGCTCTTAAGGCCGATCTCGCGAATCTTTCTCAGATGATAGCTGTCTGCCAAATCCACGTCGCTGCTGAAAATACTCTAGGAAACAAAAGGAACTGGCACAACATTCTTGACGTAGAGCCTGAAGCCGATGAAGCTGCTATCAATGTCCAATACAAGAAACTCTCGCTATTGCTTCATCccgataaaaacaaattttatggCGCAAACGCAGCTTTCATCTTGATATGCGAAGCTCGTAGAGTTTTACTTGATGCTGTAAACGCAAAGTCTGGTGACATTAAACAAGACAAAGCTCCTGAGGATGAGGATGATGTTGTTGCTCAAGCTAAACAGAAATTCTGGACCATCTGCCCTATATGTTACTTGAAGTAccaatattacaaaaatattctCAACAGGCTTATTCGTTGCAATAATTGTAAGAATATTTTCACAGCGATTGAGTTGAAGGGGTTTACTATGCCATATTCTAAGGAAAACCTAATTATACCCGACATGACTCAAGGTGGCAAGACTGAACAGCCATCGGGTGAAGATAAAGCAGCTGGGAAAAGGAATGTTGAATTCGCGGACACTACTGAAGATAAAGTTGCTGGGAAGAGGAAGGTTGAATTCGCCGATACTACTGAAGATAAAGTTGCTGGAAAGAGGAAGGTTGAATTCGCCGATAATACTGACGATGAGGAAGAACTTCCCAAGATCAAAATGAGGAGGGGAAACAGAACTTCATATCTCTAA